CCGCGACGTTCATGATGAAGTTGGTCATCATCATGACAAAGAACGCGATGGACATGACGAAGATGAACCCGTTGGCTTCCTGGAACATGACCAGCCAGTTGACGGCCATCCATTTGGCGGCACCAGTTTCCCAGAGACAGAAGCCGATGGACATGGCACCTGCAAACAACAGAATGATGTTCCAGGGGATGTCTTCGAGGTCTTTCAGATCAAGGATCTTGAAGACAAAGAAGAGAACCGATGAGCAGAGAATGATGGCTGTTTTATCAACGGCATTGAGGGCCGGAATAAAGGAGCGCAGGGACATGATACAGATGACACCACCGACAATGATGGCTGCCATGATTTCATTGCGAGTCAAGGCGCCCATTCTGGCGTTCAGTTCGCGGGCTTTTTCTCGCAGACCGGGGATGCGGGCTTTTTCAGGCTTGCAGACGACCATGAAGAATCCCCACAGCAGGAAAGTCATGCCCCATCCGACGGGAGCCATGTAATATGTCAGCTCGAAGAAGCCGATGTCTACGTTGACGATTTCCTTATAAAAGCCGAGGGCCACAGCTCCGCGAGCCGCGCCCAGCAGGGTGACGATGGACCCGGCTCCAGCCACGTAGGCCATGCCGATGAACAGTCCCTTACCGAATTTTGTCGGCTTGTCTCCTTCACCATACAGGGCGTAGATGGCGAGCAAGAGCGGGTAGATTGTGGCGGCCACGGCTGTGTGAGCCATGATGTGTGTCAGGGCCGCCGTGACAACAAACACACCGAGGTAGATCATCGAGGTGCGTTCACCGACAACATCGAGCATTTTGTAGGCGAGTCGTTTTGTCAGGCCGGTCTTGGTGAAGACCAGACCGATCATGATGGATGCAAAAATAAAGAGGACTGATGGGTCCATGAAATCCTTGAAGGCCACTTTGGCCGGGCGGATCAGGAACATGACCTGAAGAATACCGATCATGAGTGAAGTGACACCGATTGGGACGACTTCAAATACCCACCATGTTCCGGCCAGCAGGAAGACTGCAATGGCTCCTTTGGCTTCCTTGGGCAGCGGAAAATGTTGGCCCATGGGGTCAATGGCGTCCGGCCATGCTGGGGCGAAATAGACGACAGCGAAGAGGACAACGCCGAGGAGCATGAATATCAGGCGTTTCCAGTCGAATGCGGGGGGGGCAGCTTGAGCTGTTTCCATGATTATCTCCTTGTGAACCAAGGCCTAGTCGGCACAGGTGCTCATGCGATTAATGATTTCATCAAAGACATCGGCCATGCGGAGGATGCCGGTCACGGTACCATTTTGGCGAACAATCAACGGTTGGGTCGCTCCCATTATATAGAGATGGACGCCGTGTTCCAGGTCGCTGTTTTCATCAATGTAGTGTGAGTCTTCAGGGACGTGCATGAGATCACGAGCCTTCAGGTCAAGGCTTTTGCCGCAAAGGTCAGTCAAGGTGTTTGACCAGAGATTGTACTCTTTGAATTGGTCGGCCACAAATCGGTTTGACAAAATGTCGCTGCCGAGATCATTGGTATTGAGTTTTTTGTAGTTCGGCTCCAGTGCGATGATGATATCAATCATGGTGACCACGCCGGCAAAGGCCCCGGTATCATCTACCACAAGAATGTCGCGATGGGCACCATCGTGGATGGCGTTCACGACATCACTCAGAGAGGCGTCCAGACCGAGGGTCTGATATCGCTCTACCGGAGTCATCAGGTCTTTGATTTTCATGTAATCCTTCCTCCCGAGAAGTGTTATATGCAACAATCCACAGCACTTGATGCACGATGAGACAGTCCGCGCACGATCGTGTCGTGGCCCCCCGCTTGATGCACCCAGAATTGCCCCAAATTTCACATGACGTTCTGCAACGTCTGCCGGGCTTTCAAGAGGGTTCGCATTCCTATAAATAGTAAATTATTGTTTGCGTCAAGCGTCTTATGTGAATAAAAGTGCAAGAACACAATGACACGTTTTGCAACACGCTTTTTCGAAAAAACTGTTTCATATTGAAACAATATGAAACAGAGTCTCGTCAATAGTACGACTGCCCCTCGGTGAGGGTTCCCATGAGGTACGCTTCAAGAACAGGGTCAACCGGGCCGCAGACATTATCGATAACACGAAGACGCTTGCGTCGAAGAAAATCATAAATTTCCTTTTCGATGCCAGCACACAGGATGGTTTTGACACTTTCAGACATGACCATTCGATACATGGTTTCACTGGAGGGGGCGTCGAGGATCACGATTTTTTCGTCGATTTTTCCCATGGCGCTGGTTTCTCGAGTGACCGAGACGATGAGTACTTCAAGGGCCATGTCGAATCTGGGAGCCAGTTCGTTGCCGATAAGTGGGATAAGAATTTTTTCCATGGAGTTACTCGATGCCGAAATGTTTCATCTTGCGCCATAACGTGCTGCGTCCCCAGCCGAGGAGTTCGGCAGCCTGTTGCTTGCGGCCACCAGTTTTGACCAGTGCGTCAAGGATCATTTTGCGTTGGACATCTTCCCATCGTTCTGGAGGTGCGCTTCTGACTTCACCCGGTATGTCGGGACGCTGAGTTGAAGGTGTCAGGTTGGTGGGGAGTCCATGCCCGTGCAGGATGTATCCGGGGAGGTGTCGCATTCGAATGACCGGCGTGTCACAGAAATTGACGGCATATTCGATCAGATTACGCAATTCGCGAATATTTCCAGGGAAAGTGTAGGATTTGAGGAGTTTGTCAACATTCTTCGAGAACCGTTCCACCTTTTTTTTGTAGCGGAGCTGGAACATTCTCAGAAAGTGGTCCTGCAAGAGGAGCAGGTCTTCACCGCGTTCCCGTAATGGAGGGAGGTGGAGGCGGATCACATTGAGTCGGTAGAGGAGGTCCTGACGAAACGTCTTGTTGCGGACAGCGTCATCAAGGTTGGTGTTGCTGGCTGCCATGAGTCGCACATCGGTCCTGACACTCTTGGTGGACCCCATGGGCCGTACGACGTGATTGTCCATGTAGGCGAGGAGTTTGGTTTGCAGAGAGAGGGGGAGGTCCCCGATTTCGGTGATGAACAGGGTGCCCCCGTGGGCCATGCGCAGTCGGCCCTGTTTGGCCTGGTCTGCGCCGGGAAAGGCGTTTTTGATATGACCGAATAATTCGGATTCAAGGAGTGGCGGTGGCAAGGCCCCGCAGTTCACCTTCACAAACGGGCCATCCCTGTCCGATTCATTGTGAATTTCTTCAGCCAGCATATCTTTGCCTGTGCCGGTTTCACCGGTAATGAGGACTGGAGAATCGGTCTGGGCAATGGACGGGGTCATGGCAAATATCTTGCGGACCTGGGGGCTACGGCCAACGAGTTCTCCCAGACCGAGCACATGCCCCGAAACCTCATCGAGAGGTCCGCCACTACTCGGGGTGATGGTTTCGATGACACCTTGAATCGTTGTGGTGTCATCCACCAATGGGGAGAGTGTCAGATTGACAAAGACCTTTTCCCGATTCCGGGTAAGGATGTTTGCTTCCACGGTTTTGGGGTCGTGATTCTCCCAATCGGTCATGATCGGACAGTTTTTCATACAGAAATCACACCGCAATGCGTGAAGACACTTGATGCCGAGAACGTCTTTTCGCTGAACCCCGGTTATCTTTTCATAGGCACTGTTGATCGCGAGCAATTTGCCGCGTGTGTCCATGATGGCGATGCCGAGAGGCAGGGCGTCAAGGAGTGTGGCCAGTGCCTTGGTGTCGGTCAGGCCGTGTATGATAGCGGAAAGATCGGCTATGGGCATGACGAGTGTCGAGCGCACCTTGGTTGAATTTCTGACATACATGACCGTAGTGAAACATTCAGCAGAAAACAAGGTATTGGATCGAAAACGTCCGGGAAAAATCGAAGAAGGTGTGTGGGACAAAAAACAGCGGCTCCGTTTCCGAAGCCGCTGTATGGTGTGTTCAGTCTTTGTGCGTTACTCGTTCATTTCCTTGATGAGTGTTCGCAATTCGTTGGACAGTCGTGCCAGTTCATTGATGGCTTCGGCAGACTGATTCATGCCTTCCGCTGTTTCGGAAGCAATTTCGTTGATGTCATCGACGGCCCGGTTGATTTCCTCGGATGCCGCGGATTGTTCTTCGGCTGCCGTTGCAATGGATTGAACCTGACCAGAGGTCTCATCCGCAAAGGCCACGATGCGGTCCAGGGATTCTCCGGACTGGTTGGCAAGCTCGGTGGCCTGCTCAACCGCGAGGGCTGCGGTATCGACACTCTTGATGTTGGCCGCCGCGCCATTTTGAATGGCCTGGATGGCGTCGCCCACTTCCTTGGTGGCATCCATGGTCTTTTCGGCAAGTTTGCGGACTTCATCTGCGACCACGGCAAATCCGCGACCGGCTTCACCCGCACGGGCCGCTTCAATGGCCGCGTTCAAGGCGAGCAGGTTGGTCTGATCCGCGATATCCTCAATGACATTCATGATCTGACCGATGTCCGTGGTCTGGACACCGAGTTTGTCCATGGAATCCTTGAGCGTGGCCGTGAGTTCATACACGTCGCGAATGGCGGTGGTGGCTTCACGGACAACGACAGCGCCTTCCTGCGCCTGTTCCTTGGCATTGGCCGCAGAATCTGCCGAGTTGGCGGAATTCCTGGCAACTTCAAGCACTGTGGCGTTCATCTCTTCCATGGCGGTCGCTGTCTGGGTTGTGAGATCGCGTTGGACATCCGCCCCCTTGCTGACCTGATCCGACTGGGAGGACAGCTCGTCCGCAGCCGAAGTGACCTGTTCCACGATGAGTGAGGACTCCTTGGCAATCCGCTGCATCTTGGACAGCAGTCCCCGCACCTTGGTTTCGTGATTCCGGGCTTCCATCATGGCTTCTTCGGCCTTGCCCTTGGCTTTTTCCGCTTCATCCTTTTGCTCGGCAACTTCGAACATTTTGACCTTGAGATTGTCCACCATGGTTTCAATGCCGTCTTTCACGACCCTGAGTTCCGAAGAG
This Pseudodesulfovibrio sp. JC047 DNA region includes the following protein-coding sequences:
- a CDS encoding SLC13 family permease, coding for METAQAAPPAFDWKRLIFMLLGVVLFAVVYFAPAWPDAIDPMGQHFPLPKEAKGAIAVFLLAGTWWVFEVVPIGVTSLMIGILQVMFLIRPAKVAFKDFMDPSVLFIFASIMIGLVFTKTGLTKRLAYKMLDVVGERTSMIYLGVFVVTAALTHIMAHTAVAATIYPLLLAIYALYGEGDKPTKFGKGLFIGMAYVAGAGSIVTLLGAARGAVALGFYKEIVNVDIGFFELTYYMAPVGWGMTFLLWGFFMVVCKPEKARIPGLREKARELNARMGALTRNEIMAAIIVGGVICIMSLRSFIPALNAVDKTAIILCSSVLFFVFKILDLKDLEDIPWNIILLFAGAMSIGFCLWETGAAKWMAVNWLVMFQEANGFIFVMSIAFFVMMMTNFIMNVAAIAISLPVALVIAPYLGVAPEVILYTSLVVAGMPFLLLVGAAPNAIAYDSGQFTTGEFFGWGVPASLLLLVVVGIAILVIWPIMGMPITVPTGG
- a CDS encoding CBS domain-containing protein codes for the protein MKIKDLMTPVERYQTLGLDASLSDVVNAIHDGAHRDILVVDDTGAFAGVVTMIDIIIALEPNYKKLNTNDLGSDILSNRFVADQFKEYNLWSNTLTDLCGKSLDLKARDLMHVPEDSHYIDENSDLEHGVHLYIMGATQPLIVRQNGTVTGILRMADVFDEIINRMSTCAD
- a CDS encoding dinitrogenase iron-molybdenum cofactor biosynthesis protein: MEKILIPLIGNELAPRFDMALEVLIVSVTRETSAMGKIDEKIVILDAPSSETMYRMVMSESVKTILCAGIEKEIYDFLRRKRLRVIDNVCGPVDPVLEAYLMGTLTEGQSYY
- a CDS encoding sigma 54-interacting transcriptional regulator, producing MPIADLSAIIHGLTDTKALATLLDALPLGIAIMDTRGKLLAINSAYEKITGVQRKDVLGIKCLHALRCDFCMKNCPIMTDWENHDPKTVEANILTRNREKVFVNLTLSPLVDDTTTIQGVIETITPSSGGPLDEVSGHVLGLGELVGRSPQVRKIFAMTPSIAQTDSPVLITGETGTGKDMLAEEIHNESDRDGPFVKVNCGALPPPLLESELFGHIKNAFPGADQAKQGRLRMAHGGTLFITEIGDLPLSLQTKLLAYMDNHVVRPMGSTKSVRTDVRLMAASNTNLDDAVRNKTFRQDLLYRLNVIRLHLPPLRERGEDLLLLQDHFLRMFQLRYKKKVERFSKNVDKLLKSYTFPGNIRELRNLIEYAVNFCDTPVIRMRHLPGYILHGHGLPTNLTPSTQRPDIPGEVRSAPPERWEDVQRKMILDALVKTGGRKQQAAELLGWGRSTLWRKMKHFGIE
- a CDS encoding methyl-accepting chemotaxis protein, with product MFENLSLKWKVMALALVGPLLVTGILATQQVIQIQKSGEQDIIDQSRAVVLMAEAARQEMSKKLDMGVITSFDELQHSPEKLIEAIPVITAIKMAKRQSKELDFQLRVPKVGPRNPENTPTPLEADVLAELKAKDLNEKVIVEEDQIRFFRAIRLTKECLYCHGDAKGDIDPTGGIKEGWKVGEIHGAFQIISSLSDAKANILKAELYTAGETIVILLIIGLLVWFLTKSIIVNPLHRIRSFAQSVASGDLDATPKGTFSSELRVVKDGIETMVDNLKVKMFEVAEQKDEAEKAKGKAEEAMMEARNHETKVRGLLSKMQRIAKESSLIVEQVTSAADELSSQSDQVSKGADVQRDLTTQTATAMEEMNATVLEVARNSANSADSAANAKEQAQEGAVVVREATTAIRDVYELTATLKDSMDKLGVQTTDIGQIMNVIEDIADQTNLLALNAAIEAARAGEAGRGFAVVADEVRKLAEKTMDATKEVGDAIQAIQNGAAANIKSVDTAALAVEQATELANQSGESLDRIVAFADETSGQVQSIATAAEEQSAASEEINRAVDDINEIASETAEGMNQSAEAINELARLSNELRTLIKEMNE